The window TTACGTGACGGAGCACACCGGCTTCCGCGGCACCATCAAAAACTCTCCGAGGGACTTCCTAGTGACAGAGCTCGAGGTGCCCGAACTCTTCCTCAGGGACACCCGGGCTGGATTGCTCCAGAAGACCAGCGAAGCGCCGCCGGCACAGGGCAGCCCGTGCCCGCGGGAGCCCAAAAAGCGAAGGACGGAGCGCCCCGGCCCGGGTGCCCCCGAGTGCCCCCGGGATGCTGCGCCCGGGCCCCCAGGGCGCGGCCCAAGCCGGGCGGCAGGCGCATCCCCCAGCAAAAGTGAGCGTGAGGGAGACCCCGAGCTGCAGTCCGGTTTCGGGGAGGCCCCTGTGCTGGAGTCCTTACTCGGCAAGCCCGTGAGCGAGCTACTCAGCAAATTTGCTTGTGATCTGAAGGATGCGTGGGGCTTGGAAAACAACACGGATGCTGGCACTAGGGAGTTCTCGCTAGGACCCAGGTTGGACAAGAAAATTCGAGCGGATTTACACAGTGCTGTTAGGCAGAAATTCCCCTTTCTAGTCACTGttacaaaagacaaagagattATTGTAAAAGAAAATCCTGATTACAGAGAACTTTGTCAGTTAGTGACTGAAAAGGAAACAAgtgatttctttaaatttttagaTGCAAAGATAGAAAATTCTACATTTTCCTTTGAGCCTGATggaaacaaagagcacagaaaaataGTTCACCACTTTATCAACAGAAAGTTTGGAAAGCTTTTAGAAACAAAATCTTTTACTGTGACAGATGTCAATGATCAGCCAAATATGTCAATAATGGTACGGTTTCGAGAAAAAAAATGGTCCAGAAAAAGGTCTGCTGGTGGTTTTCAGGAGAAGCAAGATGTTTATACAGGTAAATACCTAATTGTTAGTGAAAATGACAGGTATTATGGTGTTCTGTAGAAAGACTGAAACTCAGGATCATTTTTATATGACACATAGGCCTAGTCGACCCATTGTTTATGTTGAAATAAATCATTATCAGTGCAGTGCTGTTACATCCCTGCAGAATGAAATGGAGGAATCAAGTTACTGCAGTGATTTGACATTAACTGCTCACTGGTAGTGGTTATGGTTCTTTTGATTGTAGCCACTAACTAACTCTGGCTTTTCCAGGGTGATAGCTTTCCCTTGAAAGTAATTGTGGGAGTTTAGGAGGTGCATGTAGATATTGAACGAGTTAGTAAGGTTAAATTTGACTTATGATCTCATTCTTTAAAGCAGTTTCTGATACAGAGAATGTTTCTTGCAATACATCCATGAATGTCTGTTGCATTTTACgaggtaatatttttaaaggcatcatggttttttggttggtctGAGTTTTGtgtaatgtttttatttttttccttctgtgctgTAAAAGTCCCATTTgctttagttttcagtttctttgcAGTTTACAAGCTATTACAGTTTGAGGGAAAGAAGAACCTGCCCATCTGTCATGGCAGAGCACTGAAACATAAAGGGGAGTTCCTAATAATTCTGAGATGATTGTTTCAGCTTTCACccttcagaaagaaaacctAGAAACGCTAGAAGCAATCAGCTTGTTGGCAGCTGAACTTGATGTTCTTCCTTCAGACTTCAGTTACACTGGCATCAAAGATAAGAAGGCTATCACTTTGCAGCCTATGGTTGTGAAGAAGGTGACTCCTGAGAGGTACTTGGAATCTGGGTGCAAGCAGTTCAGCATCTAGGTTTTGGTATTAATAAGTATCAAAATGGTACGATCTCTTGAAATGTTCTTGATGTGTCTTCCCCTTGGCTGTATAGAGCACAGTGGAAATTGCTTTAATCTTTTGTGGCTTTAGGAAATAACCAACTTACCACTCAAGTCAATGGTAAAACTCCACTGGAAACTGGAGGCCAGTTGTCCAAGAGATAATTAGCAAAACTTCACGTTAGTGTTTAAATGATGAAGAAAAATAGATAAATGCATCCACACAGCaggataaataaatattttttataaataaagagTTTATGAAGTTATTAAAATACTGCTTAGAATTCAAGCTCTTATGCTGAAATTTTCCTTTGATTTGAATGACTGTTACTTACACATAAGAACAAGAGATTGAGTGGATATTTTAAAGGATAAATATTTGAACTGTCAGGTGTGTTTCCAATTACTAGCATGTGTGAGCACACCCAAAGAATCAGCATGTTGAATTGTTTATGTTAAAGCTGACTGAGAAAGAGCAATTGTGTTTTGGAGTCTGCTACAGCACATTaccttttctttgcctttctctttaataaaaaacagattttgagGAGTGAAGAGTAAGAAAATGACTAgtttttcatgttaaaaaattaaaaattcattgcAGTTACTCTGAGAAAGTTTGATGAATTGCTTTATTCCAGCATCTGTCAATATAATAAAAATGCCAATGatgcaaatatttataaagtaTTTCTGGATTATAACTAAATTTTAAGACTTCTATCTCTGcatttgatttggttttctcaTAATAATTGTTTTACAAcccatttcatttttaaagtatttttagtgTCAGTGCAAAGGTGAAAAAGACATTCATTAGGAGTTGTATAGCTTTAGTAGAGGATGGTTTATAATTTTTCCTAATTATTTATTCAGCTTGAAGGAAATtggaaacaaaatggaaaaaaagggtATGAAAATATACAACATCCGTCCAGCATGCCAGCACCTCAGACTTGGTCAGCTGAAGGGCAATCACTTTGACATAGTTGTGAGAGATCTCCAACACCACAGTCATGACTCTTCTGCAGATCTGAAGGAGAGAATATCTGAAGCAATAGAAAGTGTTGAGGTAAGAAAGGCTCATGGTTGCTGATAATGAGCTATTTACTGttacaaaaaatacttttaaggaAAATGCCTGAAATAGCACAACAATGGCAATATTTTCCAAGTTTGgtgcttttttcattttctgtccttcctgcatTTTTTAGGGAATCAGGAGTAAAATTACCTTCCAAGAAGGGACTACAAGTGAATTGATTTTGTGTTACAGACTGGAGACCCCAGTGTGGGGCAGCAAAAGACAAGGGGAATTCAGTAACAAATGAATATGGATATAAGAGGGATTGCTACACCCAAAATGATGGGTCTCTCTGTGGCAGATGAAGGGGGTAACAATGTACTTACACACCCATATAATGTGTATGTGAcatgtgtatatacacacatatgcTCAGTGCACATGACAGCTGGTTGCCTTTTTTGGTTATGTGAGGAACATGCATGGTTGGCTTGGATGAAAAACTTTAATGGTATGAACATATGTGGAATGTCCATCTCCGAGAAGGATTCCCCTGAAATGCAGTGGATTTTGATTCTGTTTTCTGTAGTCCCTGAAGGAAACTCTGATCATCAGACATTCGTAAaccattaagaaaaataaaagaaaataatggaaCGGAAAACCAGTAGATGttttttacagtatttattGTCTTGTCCTATCTTTCAAAATAATGACTATAATATAAATTGCTTTAAGAAGATTAATCCAGGAAtaaaattttgaataaaaacTATCCAGtgtgaaaaagcaaaatacattaCATGTactttggaaattaattttattattgaGGAAAGTATTCAGCTGGTACTATAATGCTTTCTTCACTCCAtcttatttgttttattttgctgtttggaaaataaacacaaattccTATGACTGTGTGTCTTGCTTTATTAGATTTACCTTACTGGTCAGAAGATGAATGACAAAACAGGATATGTATTAATccaaaatatgcatttttcatCTTCGGTGATAGCAAAATTGTGTATGGGACCTATAGGTGTCCCAAGCAAGATTATAAAATTTGAACTTAATAGCCATTTGCAAAACAAGTATATGATTTTGTTTGTCTGCTCCATGTATACTTACTGTTTTGTGGAAAAAGGTGTTCTCCTTAGGTCACATAACTGTGATTTTACTTCTCACATGTGACCTTGAATTCATCTGATTTAAAATCCCAATTCAAAGAAGTGTTCACCTTTGACCTTTATATTGCAATAACAGAAATTATCTCATGTGAAAAAGATTagtgtttttaagaaaaaatgtcCAGTTCATTAGCTGTGCTGCATTTGCTTGAGTAGAGATTCCATATTCTGACACATTTAAAAAGCTTAATTACTTTGACTTGACCTATAATTACAATTATAATAATTAACTAtatagaaataatttgtttcatttacCTGGGATCTTTCTAGTGATGTGAAGACAATGGTAGAACTTGATAGTCTTTTTAGACGTCTTTTTAGTGCCAGAATTTTGCAATGGTATATGagtatttcttttatttcatgttACTTCTGATTCTGGTTTTATGCATTTTGGATGTAAATATAGATGTGTATTGTGTGTTGTATGCCCGGTCTTATTAATCATGTGCAGTACTTTCATGCATGTAACGTGTTTATTCTTTCTCATTCTAGATAAAAGGTTTTGTGAATTACTATGGACCTCAGCGATTTGGGCAAGGACAAATTGTTCAGACAGATCAAATAGGATTGGCTTTACTGAATGAAAAAATGGTATTTCCATTTTGTAATTTGAGTACTTACTGTCAAGAGAATTTCATACTACTGTTGCAATATCTAGCACTGGAGTTGACCTTCTGAGTGAATAATTTCATTTGTGAGATAAATTCATCTGTGTGCTGGAGCAATTGCTAGATCATTTTTGATAACAACATAAGCATGAAGATATTCATACTGAAactaaaacctttttttaaacagcaagtGAAGCTTTAAATAGTTCTGGAGTGATAGTTCTGTCTGTGATTGGAATGTGATTGGGATTGTCATCATGCCAGTTGGCAGGAAAGTGGTTGCATTCCATACAGGGTTTGAACACTGAAAAGAGGCAGTCTTCATACAGTGTTTATTCATGGTCCTGATTGCCTCTGAACTGTAACTTCTTTATCCTGCTGGGGGTCTATTTATTCTTAAGAATGTCACATAAGCTCATAAGAAAGGATTTGCTTTTTCAATACTGCGGTAATTTATCTGCTGTATAGAAGAGATTGCTGTTTTCCATTATTCGTTGACTATTTTCCCAAGCTCTCAGTTCTGAGCTTATTAAGTAATAATTAATAAGATAAGAGTAATGTACTTTTCAGTGTATGTGATACAGTGTTTGGCACAGGTAAAACACTAATCAGACACTACAAAGTCAAAAAGATACTTGAGTATCCTTCTAATCTTGTTTTGATTctgagaaaaatcaggaaaacttATCTTTCAAATACAAGATTCAAGATTTGAGGGCAGCCCATGAAAGTTGCTGTTGATGTATCTGACATCAGATAGCAGTTGGACCAGATGCCAGTCCCTGAGGAGTAATGATTTAAATCCTTAGTCTTGACTTAGTTactttaatttgaaataattagGAACTACTATTCATATTAAAAATGTGCCAGTATGTGCTTGCACAGTCCAACACAGAGGAGGACAAGAGCCAGGTGTCACAGGTTGGTAGAAGTGCTAGTGAATTGAGCAGCTCTTCATATATTGCAAGTAGCAGAGATTACTGTAGTGTTTTCCTTGTCACAGTGTCATCTAACCTAATACAGATTagtattaaaaaacaaaataaaaaatagttgtCCCTTTGTATGAGACTGTGGAAAGTCTCATACTAAAGTCTGGAAAGTCTCAGTCTAAATTTTGTATGAAGCATgcaggatggaaggaaggagcCTTCCTGTTCAGGATAGAATGATGACAATTTCAGGTGGAGAAGTTTGAGCTGGATGACTAAGAAAGTGATTGGTTTCTCACAGAGCTTTGAGAacttttacattttctgggtgaCTAAAACCTCTTTTTAATCTGAGAAGGGACACAATACATTGTTCTGTGATTCAAGGGATCTTCTGTGAAAGGGCAAATTTGATTTTGACTGTAAAGAACTGATTTAATATTGAGAGCTTGCAGTGTATGTTAAGGCAGAATCAGATGCATGATAATCTGTTTGGCTGAAGAAATAGTCGTAtttaactgaaaacaaaataaattgttcttttaaGGTGGAAGCTGTGAAGTTATTTTTCACACCCGAAGATACTGATGATCCTGTAAACAGTGCAAAAAGATACTTTCTTCAAACTGGTATGTCCACTTAAATTGTCCATGTATTTATGTAGAGTCAATATTGTGAGGTAACAAGGTGTTGCTGCACAGGGagatactttttattttcctctgctttatGCCATTTATACTTGATTCTGTGAAACTCAATAGAGTTgcacatttaaaaattgtatGAGGATGAGTCCCTAAATGTGCAAAATAGTGGAAAATTAATGTACTACAGGTGCAAGAAAATAGAGAAGCAAACACTGTGTATCATAATACAAGAGACTAAGATTTATCTGAGGAGTTCTGGCCTACTTCAATTTGTCTGCTTTTGGATAATGAACTTCTCCCTAGTGAGGGAGTATTCAGGAATGCAGCACTCAACACATACTCAGAACTTAACACAtctactttctttctttcttgaacTAAAATCAGCAAAATAGGTCAAAGGCAGTAGTGTGCCAAGTAGAGTGCTCTGTTTGCcatatttattgcttttattattCATCTGAACTTTCTCACCAATTTGAAGTCGCTCTCAacttcaaatgtatttttcttttcaaatattccACATCTATTAGCCTGCTTATCACTTTAGATTGACATACCAATTATGATAAATAGCTCTAAAAGACAAAGGTATGTTtgatttcacaaaaaaatataagatGAATGATTCTGTTCTGTACATGGCTGTATGATGCATGGAAAAACATTAATGTGAACCCTGAAAGCAGCTGCTTGCCTTTTCCTGAAAGCAGACGTAGAAGTCTGTGCAAAAGGCTTCATCAGGTAATCACTTgtaatatgaaaagaaaaaacccataaaattttaaacataCAGCATTTATATAATGTAGTAAAAATCTgattaaatgcattttcatcTTGGTTAAGGGTCAGACTTCCCTGAGGCCAATGtaatttttgcctttaaaataaaGACATGGTTCTTACCTGCTGTGAAATACATCTTGTGAAATGATGAGAAGTAGAGATTTAATATTCTTTTATAGCTTGGTTTATACTTTCAGTTACCTGgttcaaaaaaaccccttttgaGTATAAAGGAAGAttctaaaaaacaaaattgttcaAATTAGGCCAAACAACTGAATGATAGCTAGTTTAATTTATAGtgcatgaaacagaaaaaaatcatgggTCTGTGTTGATAGGCACACAAGATGAAATTTGTCTAACGTGACACGttgaaggaaaggaaataatcaAAGCATGTAGACATGATTGACAGCTTTTTTCcctatttgtttattttgtctttttaaatgtcaggTAATACTTGAATAATCAGGGATTACTGACAtggttatttttgtttatatcaGAAGATGCAAAGGGCACGCTTGTGATGCTGCCAGAATTTAAAGTAAGAGAGAAGATGTTGCTACGAGCTTTAAATCGCTACGGTGTAAATCAGGAAGGTTGTACCAAAGGATGGCTCAACATTCCTCACTCGTTGCGCATATTCTATGTCCATGCTTATTGCAGTAAAATTTGGAATGAAGCGGCATCATATAGGCTGAAGACTTATGGCTCAAAAGTGGTTGAGGGTGATCTTGTCTTCTTGGAAGAAAATGATGAAAGCATTTCCCTGAATGACAAGGTGAGTCTTCTTGTAAAGTAGTTcttgtaaaaagaaaaacagcaacaacaaaaaaaacccaaacaacttaATGCACTTGAATCCATAAGCAGGCATACTCTAATGCCTTTATTTTGGTtcattcattaaaatatttaatatttgtaaCAAAGTTAAAACACATGATgtatgattttttatttttatttttttttgtttcaccaTAAATAGACTTACAAGCTTTAATCTGTTTTGGCTGTTCATTTTGTTCAACTGAGAGGAAGGAACAGAAGGTTGGAAATGATACATGTGAAAATTTAGTCTCCATAGTATATAATGTTCTTCTTAGGGTCTGACTGGGTAAGACTTTCAGAGTAGACTCTGAGTGTACCCATATTACTGGTCAGTGCAGATCTGAGTCTTGCTCTCCACATCAGGCCTTTCCTAAATACAATGCTGAGTGTGAGTTCAGGGTGAAAGGTGGCCTCAGGCTGAGCTAATAATCCCGTTGCAGCTACAGAGGCAAAACATGTTTAGCACAATTTCACTGGTGCTGGCTCTAAACTGGTAGCAGCTGTTCAAAAAATGCAGCAGTCTTCTTGGTAAGGTAGTAAAGGGCAAGGGGGTGCTTCTGCTTGCCCATAGCTCAGCCTGGGAGCTATGCATGAAGCCATAGGTCAGCCAGTGAGTAGAATCCGGCAGTGAAGTGTCTGGTCCCAGGTTCTGACATGCTGAAGTTCATTCTGAAGTGCTCTCTTCTTTTAGGGTTAGCATACCTTATTGTGAAGACAGTTGCCAAGTAGCAAGTGGTAGGACAAGAAGAAAtagcctcaagttgtgccagaaAAATTTAGATTGTGTATTAGAAAATattcttcaccaaaagggttatcaagcactggaacaggctgcacaGAGAAGTGGTTGAgacaccatccctggaggtatgTGATAAGGGTTTAGTGGCGGACTTGGCAGTGTTTTCAGCTGGATATCTTTATATGTCTATCTTTCTCCTGATCAGATCAATCATCAACTGTGCGGTATTTTACTGGAGAATAAATAGGTGTGTGCAGAGGCAGaatgtaattaatttcttttggaTAAACCTCTAACAAATTTGAGGGCAAGAGCATTTGAAAGGTTACCTCCAGTCCCTATGGAGTAGCTTGTGTTTCaactgagatttttctttacCAATATTTTTTAGAGTGAATGTTAATGAAATAATtaggtaaaataaaattaaaagcagatgtATTAAATTCAGTATTGAGCTACTGAGTTTTATGTAGATATATTCCTTcttaatataaaacatttttctttgtatttttacatttgCTGATGAAGCACAAGCTAGCATTGACTTTGTTAACTTCAGATTCAAAGAATAGTAGTGGTAATGCCATCATCACTGATTAATTTAAAGTAAGCATAtcttaagatttttttcatacATGAGTTTATTGCCCCTGCAGTAGTCAAATAACCTTAATATTCTTTGCAAGTTTGTGAGTACAGTGCATAATTCCTAAAAGAAAACAtatgtttttactttttaaaaggttggtgttttttttcttcttgaatatCTTGTCAGGTTCATGTAGTCACTGCTTCAGAAGAATCAGCTAACAAATACTCTATATACCAAGTAAGTCTGTATAAAAAATGCTGAGTTGTTGATCTTTTCATttgattaaaatgttttgttttaaataatgtgATTAATTTAACTGGTGCATTCTCCATCCCTGCCAGAATGTTCATCAAAGAAAATACATGTAAGCTAATTTCCACTCTCATAACAAATTTTCTTTGTAGTGGAAATAAGTACAGTGTCATTTGAAGTATGGCAATATTTATCCTGAAGCAGAATAATTCGGGAAAGATTTCAGTCTACTGGGAAAAACTTTCAAAAGCAGTTGACATTCTAATTTTTGAAGGTTTCAGAGTGTAGTTGTGAAGTCTTGCATGGCAACTGACTATATGGCAACTGAATGTCTTTACTGCTGTATACTGCTTTGTTTTACGAATCCTGGTacattgattattttttctgctttaattacATTCAATGTACCTGCCACGCACAGCTTCATTTCACAAGAGAATCTGCTGGTTCACTATTTCAGGCCCCAAAACAAAAgatttaaacacatt is drawn from Poecile atricapillus isolate bPoeAtr1 chromosome W, bPoeAtr1.hap1, whole genome shotgun sequence and contains these coding sequences:
- the LOC131592474 gene encoding pseudouridylate synthase PUS7L-like; the encoded protein is MLPSFSYVTEHTGFRGTIKNSPRDFLVTELEVPELFLRDTRAGLLQKTSEAPPAQGSPCPREPKKRRTERPGPGAPECPRDAAPGPPGRGPSRAAGASPSKSEREGDPELQSGFGEAPVLESLLGKPVSELLSKFACDLKDAWGLENNTDAGTREFSLGPRLDKKIRADLHSAVRQKFPFLVTVTKDKEIIVKENPDYRELCQLVTEKETSDFFKFLDAKIENSTFSFEPDGNKEHRKIVHHFINRKFGKLLETKSFTVTDVNDQPNMSIMVRFREKKWSRKRSAGGFQEKQDVYTAFTLQKENLETLEAISLLAAELDVLPSDFSYTGIKDKKAITLQPMVVKKVTPESLKEIGNKMEKKGMKIYNIRPACQHLRLGQLKGNHFDIVVRDLQHHSHDSSADLKERISEAIESVEIKGFVNYYGPQRFGQGQIVQTDQIGLALLNEKMVEAVKLFFTPEDTDDPVNSAKRYFLQTEDAKGTLVMLPEFKVREKMLLRALNRYGVNQEGCTKGWLNIPHSLRIFYVHAYCSKIWNEAASYRLKTYGSKVVEGDLVFLEENDESISLNDKVHVVTASEESANKYSIYQVVLPMVGHSIKYPSNKVGQWYHERLSKDELELCKFRVSPLQLNIPGCYRFILKNVQNLSYFLESSEKEIKIEDNHLNDLKLSLHISFDLDPSCYATVCLREIMKCDF